In the Acomys russatus chromosome 20, mAcoRus1.1, whole genome shotgun sequence genome, GTCAAGCCAGGAGTggtatttgtttctctctgtatcctaaACACAAGATTTACTACCAAGTCAGGCTTAGTCAAAACGTTTTAGTATTTCTGAAtgctgaagatttttttaaaaattattttcatttaagtgtgtgtgtgtgtgtgtgggtgggtatgtgGAGGGGGggagtgggtatgtgtgtgtctgcatgcgtgtgcatgtgcacatgcttaTAGGCTCAGATCTgtgggagctagagttacaggcaattttGGGTCTGCAAGCTGGGAATataacttgggtcctctgaggagcaagcagtaagtgctcttatctgctgagctgtgtctccagccctggACTCTCAACATTTATTAACAGGAATGCTTTTATGCCTACAGTATTGATGCTTAAGTTATCTAGTAGTGAATGTAAGTTTTATGCACTCTCATCTGTGGCAGGCTTACTTGTAAGGGGACCATTCTGTCAGGTGTGCTGGTGGGAAAAGGTAGTGTTAAAGGGCCATGTAGCTCAGAGCACTTTCTAAACATACACAAGTCTGAGATTATCCCTAGCATGAGAGACTGGGAGTCCTGCAGAAATGGATAGAAAAGTGAGGCTGATGTTAAGAGTAGCTTTTCTCAACACATGAGCATTTGGTGTGGCCATCTGTGTCCAGAATCAGTTTAATGGAAATGACAAACTAGCAGCTCATGTGAAGGGAGACACTGAAGGACACTTTCCTTTGGAAAGCAGTGCGAACCTGTGGAAACATCGCTGGTTTTGAAAGTAGGATATTAAAGGCCCTGTAGTTACAGTAACTGTGGACTGAtggcactcctcctgcctcagcctcccaagtgctgggatcacaggctcaTGCCACCATGATGGATTTTCAAACCTTTGACCTAAAGCCAATActtctcaaaaaagcaaaatgcaCTTTCCCTGCAGCCTGttgctttctgaagagaaagtcCTCAGCAAGCAGGTGTGAAAACTCTGAATGAGGAACAGCCAAGGCGGTGAGGAAGCTGTGGATACTGACCTTCAAAAGGGGTTTTCCGGGGCAGTCTGTATATCATCATCTACATTGAGTTTTGTTCAGGCCATGAACATTCAATGGCTACACACTCTTGGACCTaggtgtttctcttttcttttgatcTGGGTATGATTCTGAGTGCACGATCACTCCATGTCAGAAAATATGACCATTTTCaagtaagaatatatattttctaatgtGAAAAACTCATGTTGCAGATGACCAATTCTTTGCATACTGATTTTCTTAAGTGGAGGGGTGCATCTGTGTCCCAAGTTATGACACCAGCTAAAAATGTGGAATAATTTACTTCCCACATtagtctttagtttctttttcctttgctcatttttgtgggggggggggtttctggttttgtgtgtgtatgtctgatgTCTGCATGCGTGGGCATTGGTGCATGTAGAGTCCCAAAATTGATGCCGGTCACATgccactttatttactgaggcaggggTCTCACTAAATCCAGAGCTTGCCAGCTCCTCGCGAGCTCACTCAGggttgcctttgcctccttgctTCTGCAGTGCTGTGCTTTCAGGTGAAATTCCAGTCATCTGACCTAATTCTAGCATGgccaggttctcatgcttgcacagtaagtACTTTATCTGCTGAGTGGCTCCGCCGTGTTTTTCCCcgtgttttttttatttccttcctatgtggtgtgcgtgtctgtgtgcatgtgcgtgcgtgtgtggtgtgcgtgtgctGGAACTACAGACCAGTCAGCTTCTGGAACTGAAGTATGCTTTTGCTGCTGGACATCTTGGAATGATATTGTAGTTTTGCCACTGCAATATATGCCGGTCAGTTATTCCTAAGGACATGAGTGGAGTGTAGGGGGATGGAGATGAGCTGTTGTTACAGGCTCACCAGCTATGCTCACTCACAGATGCGGCATATAGATCGTGGATAGTGGTATTTGGGTGTTCAACCTACCATAGCTTTATTTAAGATATTTTGAAGAGTGCTTGCTGATTAATTCACCTGGCTATTACTTTTAGTAGAGAAATGGGCAGAAGGAGCGAAGCTGGAGAAGAAAGAATGTGTCAAAGAACAGGCAAGACCACCTCTAGTTTACTGCGAACCTACACGGATGGAAAAatccacagacacagaggaggaCAATGTAGCTGGACCACTCTTTAGCAACAAAACCACCCAGTTTCCATCAGTTCATGCTGAAGTACAGGCTGAGGAGACAAGTGAAGGAGTTCGGGGTCCTTCTTCCAAACCAACCACACCGAAGACTaccaccccaccctcctccccgcCTCCAGCCCCGGTCTCTGCAGAGTATGCCTACGTCCCGGCTGACCCAGCTCAGTTTGCTGCGCAGATGTTAGGTAATGTCCCATCTACCCATTCTCAAGTTTTAATGGTGGACGTGGCAACAAGTACGCCTGCTATCCAGGACGCACCGAGTGCAGAGATTGTTGAAGAAGTCGTGGTGTCTGCCCCCCTGGTGTGTTCTGGAGAGACGATAGAAGTGCAGGTTGTGAGTGAGACATCTGCGCAGGTAGTTGTGGGTCCTGATGCTGAGGCTGAACCACCAAAGGCTTCCTCAGCCCCCTTGCAGGATGAACAAGAGCCTCCCGCTTGTGACGAAGCTCCCGATACTCAGGGCACATCAGCCTGTCACGTATCATCCATATATAATGATGTGCCTGTCAATGAAGGAGTTGTCTATGTTGAGCAGATACCGGGATACATAGTTATCCCTTTTACTGATCAAGTTGCTGGTCTTGCAGAAATTGAGCAGTCACCACCAGATAGTACCAAACCTGTAGAACCCAAGACTTCCTCAGACATGTCTAAAATATCTATAGAGTCTCTGAAAATTGTACAGGTGGAGGATGGCCAACACGAGCCCTCAgtgcacatggaggcagaagctaCCGTTCTGCTCTCTAACACTGCTTTAGATGGTCAGCCCGAGGTACCTGCAGAACCCCTGGATGCAGAGGAGTTTCTCAAAATAGCCTCTGAAAATTCTCTGCACCTTGAGATGGAGATCGTTACCGTAGGCCCTGACGATCCTGGCCAGGAGGAGTCAGGGGAGAACTCTGCACCCGATTCATCCGgtgacccttttcctcctgcgCCAGGAGGCTTTACTGAACCTGAAAGCGAGCCAAGTGAGGAAGCTGCACCTGAGCAGGTTTGACGAAGCCAGGTAAGAGAATGAGGTACTTGCACATCACGTGTGTGTTTCAGGTAATGTCCGTGTTCAGGATCCATCCGGGTTTGCCCTCCTGGCGACTGGCCAAAGTCCGTTTTCAGGGTTTTTAAATGCCAAACCTACTTAAAGGCTTTGTTGTATTTAAAATCTTACCATTATGGAAATCACATGGCATTGCCAAAGCTCGGTTCAGTTTGCACGTTTGTAAACACTGGAATATGTTAGGtttttaatgccttttaaaaaaacgGTTATGGGATGTCACTTTGCAGGGTTAGGAAAACGTTAACCCTGAACACTGCATTTATCTAGGctgtggcatttaaaaatgaaagaaatggtgGTGTGGCTGACTGCTTTCGCAATGAGTCAGGAGAACTGCAATCAGGCTTGGGTGCTGCCTCAGACACTGCTTCCTACTTGGGACCTCCCTGCAGCTGAGGGAATGGCGCCAGAGCTGGATGCAGAGAGGACAGGTTAGATGGAGCTTCTGTGACACAGGAAACCAGCGGAGATCATGGCTGCACTCGTGAAAACAGTGGGTGCAATTACATGCTTGGTCGTTTACCTCAGAAAAGTCAAGCTGTTTTCTTGGCTGCCTAGCTTCCAgctgtttttttcctcctgacacaAGAGCTATAACTTCCATCTCCATCTTGTTATGGCATTTGGTCTGCCTACCCTCTGCCTAGCTGGATATTGCAGTGCCTTTCTCTCCTGGGTGTCAGAAGCCTCCCATTCCTGTTGCAGAGACTCTCAAGTCTGACTCAAACCAGAATAAACCAGAAGTATTAGCAAAGCAGGTGTTTAGCAATCAAATTCTGACTGGCAGTGTGACAGAGTCAGTGCAGCTggaaaggcagagggcagggccaCACATCACCTGTGGCTGGCATTGTCCTCGGGGCTCAAGCAGCACTTCAGGCCAAAGTCACTGTTTTCAGGCCCTTAGCTGTTACTGAAGGCAGCTGTCCTTAACACCAGTGGAAAGCTACCAAGAGAACTTAGCTTGAGGTCTTAGATTCTCCCATTTGGAGACAGGAGATTTGACAGGAACTTGAAGATAAACTGCATTTATCGGAAACAATTGAAAACATCATGTAATCTGTGCATAGTGTACTTTTCTGTGAAGAGAGCAAAAGGCCGCACCAGAAATGGATGGCCTAGAGTCCAAAACATCAACTTGGGACATCTGAGTCCCTGGCTTTGGTACTATAGATCCCTTGCTATAAGCTGATGGACGGCTTTTCTAGCGTTCTACATTAAAGTGCTCCCCAGCTTTGTGCTGTCTTCTGAGGCATATGGTGGTGTCTAGCCTTGAGTGGCTAAAAGGGAGGGTCCCTGGGATTCTGAGTCCTAGATGAGGTAACAGGCCGGAGATGGGAGATGGTGGTGTCTGCCGAAGACCAGGGACATTAGGTGACATGTGCCCTTAGGGGGAGAACTGCTATGCAGATGTGTTAACATGATTTTCCCATGGCTTCACATGGTTGATGTGACATGGAAGCCATATATAAAGTTTAAGATTCTGGTAGGCATGGTGGAGACTGAGACTGGAAGAGTGccaagagttcaagggcagcctggctcATGCCGCGCCTCAGAGAACCAAAAACAGGGTTAAGAGTCTGGAAACAGCAACTCAGGACACAAGTGCTTCTTTAGCCGCAACTCTAGTGTCCCTGCCGTTATCAGGTCCTTTTCTGACTGTTCTGGATGCTTCTGTCTCTTCACATTACCAGGCACAATTTCCTTAGTCCTCTCTATAGCATGCTTTATGGCACATACTActacaaatgcttatttatatgtttttaaaaaaagattatttataaaGACATGACTGTGCATAGTGCCTGATACAGAGACCAAACCTTTAAtgcctgcaatttttttttttttatagcactaGCAACAAGCGAAGCAGGACAAGCACCACCATATTCTAATATGTGGACACTTTATTGTCTAACTGATATGAACCAACAAAGTCGCCCATCACCGCCACCTGCACCTGGGCCTTTTCCCCAAGCAACCCTCTATTTACCTAATCCTAAGGATCCACAGTTTCTGCAGAATCCACCGAAAGTCACCTCTCCAACTTATGTGATGATGGATGACAGCAAGAAGACCAATGCCCCACCTTTTATATTAGTAGGCTCAAATGTTCAGGAAGCGCAGGATTGGAAAACTCTTCCTGGACATGCTGTTGTGTCCCAGTCAGATGCCTTGAAGAGATATGCTGCAGTACAAGTGCCCATTGCTGTCCCTGCAGATCAGACATTCCAGAGACCCGTCCCCAACCCCCAGAACGCTAGTCCTCCTACAAGTGGACAAGATGGCCCCAGGCCGCAAAGCCCAGTCTTTCTTTCCGTTGCTTTCCCAGTAGAAGATGTAGCTAAAAAGAGTTCAGGATCTGGTGACAAACGTACTCCCTTTGGAAGTTATGGTATTGCTGGCGAAATTACTGTGACTACTGCCCATGTACGCAGAGCAGAACCTTAAAAGAGTAGGTAACCCTTCCTACCGTGGCGTGTGGGTCTTAGTTAAACATTTCATAAAACATGGGGTAACTGAAGTTTATTTAGGTGCTTGGCTTCCAACTACAGGGCTGCTCATAAATGCTCAGCCACCTTTGACTGTATGGTAGATTCGAAAAGaacagaatttttctttaaagtgagGATGATTTGAAAGAACTAGGGGGGAACGGAGATGAGATATTGACCGAATGTGCATACTAAAGGTACTGCCTGTATGTTCATGCAAGAAGTTTAAACACGCAGAGGAGCTGAAGTAACAACTGTAATTTTAAGATacttttatcaattttttttattcaaatgggcttaattaaaattttcagaaaGTTTTATCACTCAGCTTTTTATTCAGTTGGGCTTAGTGTCAAGCTTCCCCTGCAGTGTGGACAGTGGGGTGAGTGGAACACGGACCCAGTGCGAGAGAGCACTGTAAGTGAAGTGCTGCCAGGCACGTACGTGACTTTTCTCAGCCACACAATGCTACCCAACACAAGAGGGGGGACTGTGTGGCCATGAATTTAATCACAGCAACCTTGTGTTGTCAAGAGGTGGCCTCAGCAGGAAATACTAGGATATTTTTGATTAGCAAAAAACTTATTACAGCAAGAATGTAGATAAGATATCATAACGCAATTCACGATATTAAATAGTTCAATGTCTCTTCATTAACAGATGCTGAAAATGATGCTGTTTGATTCAGCATTCAAGGTGGAGTCTGTCACCATGTGAACTGTATCAATAAACTTCCCGCAAGCATGAAACGGTGCGTTGTTTTAGTAACATAGCAGGTATACAAACTACCACAACCTTGTCCAGCTCACACATGGACAAGTTCTCTAGAATTCAAATGGCAGTTAACCAGCTGGAGTGccaccttcccaccttcccactctGCATGCTAGGTAGctgcgtctctgtctctctggccctgGGGACACTTCTGATAATTAAGGATAGCGTTAGGTTACAATATCAGCTGAAATTCTAAAAGCGTTCACATTTTTTGAATATTCTAAAGCTTTTATTTAACATTATAACACTTGTTAACTTCAAGACAATTAACGTAACTTACTAGGAGCTACCTAAGGCTCTTTAGGGCAAGTATCCAGTCTGGGGTTTGGTTGGATAAATACTATGGAGATTACCCCAATTAATGGGGCAAAGCTACTATACAGTAGGTTCCAGTGCCTTGCAAATAGGAAATGTGCAAGGCCTCCTCCTACATAGATTACAATACATGAGTgtagcttgatttctctgtggcATTTGCCACAGAAGTTGAAGCTTAAAGGTTTGTCATTAGATAATGATGTTGATTAAAATCTATTTCTAGGgcatttttttgtgattttttcaGTTCAAACATACAATTTAACCCTGTAAATTCTAATTACAAGGATCACAAGGTGTGCCTTTTCCAGTTTAGAATTGTCAAATCAGGAATTCCtgactctgccccacccccacccccgccccagctgGGTGAGTAAAGTTGAGAGGACTAATTTCCCTAAAAGGCCATCTTACCAATGCAGTTTGTAAAGCAACAGTCTCTACATTTGAGCACATAACACTGTACAGAAAAATTCTAAACATTTCAAAGTTGCACCTAAAACACTCAAGCGTTACagcataaaaatattcaaaataacttGATTTTTGGATCACTCTAGAATTCCATAAACTGAATCTTATGCCAGGTTTCAGCCTCCAGCAATGTGGGGATACAAACAGCACCCCAGCCTCTTCTCAACTCCCATGGACAGTGGGACAGTGCTCCAAGGAAGCCGCTGTAGAGCAAAAGGCCTCGTTTACCTAAGCCCTTCCCCAGTACAACCATGCGCCCTGCCCTCTTGGGTGAAAAGCAAATTATAGAGGAGGACAAACCAAgggaaaattttaaaacttaagctTAAGACTTATTTAGATTATTAGCCAAACACCTAGACTTCTCTGTGCTTTAATAAATATCAGGCAAATTGAAGTAGTTTCTGTCCCAGTAGCTGCCAGAGTAAATCCAGTCCTGTGCTCCATTGTAGGGATTAGGGCCTTGATGGAACCACCTGTTCAACGAGAAAGCAAAACTTAGAGAGCAAATGACTTGAAACGCACAGTACTGGTGCTTACTTAGCTCACAGACGTTGGCTCTGTGTGTCACTGGTTtcctgagagaccctgacttttTCTAGTCAGAACATGTATGCACACTATTCCTGAAGGGCAAAAGTCACTATGATTCACAGCAGTACTCAGGACTAAATATTTGTGACCATCCATGAGGAGGCATTCTGTGATGCCATCAGGGGCAAGTGGTTAGcatgagcacacagcagcaaCAGTCTGCGCAGCGCTGCAGGGCTCACAGTCTGCACAGCGCTGCAGGGCTCACAGTCTGCACAGTGCTGCAGGGCTCACAGTCTGCACAGCGCTGCAGGGCTCACAGTCTGCACAGTGCTGCAGGGCTCACAGTCTGCACAGTGCTGCAGGGCTCACAGTCTGCACAACGCTGCAGGGCTCACAGTCTGCACAGCGCTGCAGGGCTCACAGTCTGCAGTGCTGCAGGGCTCACAGTCTGCACAGTGCCTGCAGGGCTCACAGTCTGCACAGCGCTGCAGGGCTCACAGTCTGCGCAGCGCTGCAGGGCTCACAGTCTGCACAGTGCTGCAGGGCTCACAGTCTGCGCAGCGCTGCAGGGCTCACAGTCTGCACAGTGCTGCAGGGCTCACAGTCTGCACAGCGCTGCAGGGCTCACAGTCTACACAGCGCTGCAGGACTCACAGTCTGCACAGTGCTGCAGGGCTCACAGTCTGCACAGTGCCTGCAGGGTTCACAGTCTGCACAGCGCTGCAGGGCTCACATGGACCCTCCAAATTCAAGAGCTCCATTTCCCAGGCAAGCTGAACAGCAGAGCACTTACACAGCTGCTGGCTTGAGTTCAAAGGCTATGACTTTTCTCATCTGCTATGCCACATACAACCCAGTGAAATGAATCCAGTCCAAATGTCACTGGGTCTCAATTTAGATTCTTGGGCTACATCTAGCTTTTAACATTTTAACCTGTCTAACTATCAAATGAACTGCCTGAGTCGtttccctatctcaaaaaaagtaGCACCCAAGTCAGGTATTAGCACACTAACAGTCCAGCACCTGGCAGCGGTGTTTCTATTGTATTTCAGAGTGTAGGGACCTGGGGTGCATgcaggcaggaagatgaggaatgGCATAGGTCCTGCCTCTTTGCACACCCATAGCAACTGGctgcctgggttttttgttttgtttttcaagacagggtctctctgtgtagccttggctgtcctggactcactttgtagaccaagctggcctcgaactcagagattaggctgtctctgcctcccagagtatgGGGGTTATATGCAtgcaccaccgcgcccagctCTGCCTGGGTTTTGAACCCACATTTCCTTTACAAGTTCTTTTGCAAAAACTATTATGTGAATAAATCCAAAACACCCATTGGGATAGACACTGTAAGAGCATGCTTGCAAATTATGCCCATATTGGCTTTTACCTTCACTTAATAGCTGAGTCATGGAACAATCGTTACAAGTGATTCTTATTAATAAAACAAGtattgggggttggtctggtactatgtattctaatgctaactactggcccccaagatctggctgcTTCCTAGACTGGTGCATTCCCATGTTTTGTGTAAGCCTTGCCTCACTCAATTTAAAGTGATTAGTAAGGAAATGCtaagcttgggatttggcagaagaaaggaaggtggagTTTGGGGTTCACAGGTCATGAGgcaagggaggaaaaggaggagagaggagacaggatcCATGGGTTAGCGTGGGAACGGAGCACATGGCTGATTCAGcgtggatggaggagatggagaacattagcaagAATTTATGGAACTATGGATGGGAGGTGGCCTAAACAGAAATCAGGATAGATGCCGTAGAACTGGGACTCAGGAGGTAAAAGATAGACTTAGGAGcttaggtgtctgtgtctttattgattaatAGTGGGTTAGATAACCCAGCTGTAATAATTATAGACtagtaataaacatttattaggcatactatttaaattaaccacaataaCAAGGGACTACTAAGGAACTCCCAGACTAGTCAAATATCATATATtgcccaaaatatattttttttataatttatttttatttaatgtgcatttgtgttttgcctgcatgcatgtctatgtgaggatTGCAAATCTTgaaggtacagacagttgtgagctgccatgtgggtgctgggatttgaacccaggtcctctggaagagcagtcagtgctcttaaacactgttCCGTTTCTCTAGCTCCCTgcccaaaatattttcttagaccCAAACTCTATCCTAACCTCTTGTGTTTGGAAAAGGCCCTACCTAAATT is a window encoding:
- the Cabyr gene encoding calcium-binding tyrosine phosphorylation-regulated protein isoform X2: MISSKPRLVVPYGLKTLLEGVSRAVLKTNPTNITQFAAVYFKELIVFREGNSSLDIKDLIKQFHQIKEKWAEGAKLEKKECVKEQARPPLVYCEPTRMEKSTDTEEDNVAGPLFSNKTTQFPSVHAEVQAEETSEGVRGPSSKPTTPKTTTPPSSPPPAPVSAEYAYVPADPAQFAAQMLGNVPSTHSQVLMVDVATSTPAIQDAPSAEIVEEVVVSAPLVCSGETIEVQVVSETSAQVVVGPDAEAEPPKASSAPLQDEQEPPACDEAPDTQGTSACHVSSIYNDVPVNEGVVYVEQIPGYIVIPFTDQVAGLAEIEQSPPDSTKPVEPKTSSDMSKISIESLKIVQVEDGQHEPSVHMEAEATVLLSNTALDGQPEVPAEPLDAEEFLKIASENSLHLEMEIVTVGPDDPGQEESGENSAPDSSGDPFPPAPGGFTEPESEPSEEAAPEQV
- the Cabyr gene encoding calcium-binding tyrosine phosphorylation-regulated protein isoform X1; this encodes MISSKPRLVVPYGLKTLLEGVSRAVLKTNPTNITQFAAVYFKELIVFREGNSSLDIKDLIKQFHQIKVEKWAEGAKLEKKECVKEQARPPLVYCEPTRMEKSTDTEEDNVAGPLFSNKTTQFPSVHAEVQAEETSEGVRGPSSKPTTPKTTTPPSSPPPAPVSAEYAYVPADPAQFAAQMLGNVPSTHSQVLMVDVATSTPAIQDAPSAEIVEEVVVSAPLVCSGETIEVQVVSETSAQVVVGPDAEAEPPKASSAPLQDEQEPPACDEAPDTQGTSACHVSSIYNDVPVNEGVVYVEQIPGYIVIPFTDQVAGLAEIEQSPPDSTKPVEPKTSSDMSKISIESLKIVQVEDGQHEPSVHMEAEATVLLSNTALDGQPEVPAEPLDAEEFLKIASENSLHLEMEIVTVGPDDPGQEESGENSAPDSSGDPFPPAPGGFTEPESEPSEEAAPEQV